The sequence below is a genomic window from Henriciella marina DSM 19595.
CGTTGTCCTGCTCGACGATGCAAATGAGCAGAAAACGCCGAGCGCCGCCTACTAGGCTGCTGGCAGTAAATTCTGACGAAACAAAAGGGCGGATCCGGCATCGGACCCGCCCTTTCTCGTTTCGAGGGGTAAAGCTGCCTATTTGCGCAGCTCGAAGGTCACATCCACCGTCACCGAATAATTTACTTCCCCGCGTGACACGCGGGTCGATGCATCAGCAGACTCAGCGCGCATCGCCATCATCGGCTGGGGCTGGTAGCCGCCGCTCGACTGTTCATTTATCGTGACGATCCGCGCGACGCGGTAGCCGGTTTCCTGCGCATAGAGGTTGGCGCGCTTGACTGCTGTCTGAATGGCCTGACGGCGCGCTTCATTACGGGCCTCAGTCGGGTCATCGAGGCTGAACTGCAGGCCGGAAATCGTATTGCCGCCCTCCTGAACAATCGCGTCCATCGTGGTGCCGAGATTGTCGAGATCGCGCACGGTCACGCTGAGCTGGTTGCTAGCCGTATAGCCGGTCACGCGTGGCGGGCTGCCATCCTGACCGGAATAATCATAGCGCGGCTGCAGCGACAGGTTTGAGGTCTGCATGTCGCGTGCGGCGACACCGGCTGCTTCCAGCGCATCATAAACCCCGTCCATGGCGGCGGCGTTCTGGCTCATGGCGGCGGACGCCGTGCCGGCTTGGGTCTGGACGCCGGCCGTGATCGTGGCGATATCGGGCGCGCGGGAAATCTCACCGCTGGCTGAGACCGAAAGGGTCG
It includes:
- a CDS encoding SIMPL domain-containing protein, whose translation is MKLPAFRTLASGAAMITLVAGGAALAQQSASPAQMPGEQPMPSNHANSIQPETTLSVSASGEISRAPDIATITAGVQTQAGTASAAMSQNAAAMDGVYDALEAAGVAARDMQTSNLSLQPRYDYSGQDGSPPRVTGYTASNQLSVTVRDLDNLGTTMDAIVQEGGNTISGLQFSLDDPTEARNEARRQAIQTAVKRANLYAQETGYRVARIVTINEQSSGGYQPQPMMAMRAESADASTRVSRGEVNYSVTVDVTFELRK